The proteins below are encoded in one region of Engraulis encrasicolus isolate BLACKSEA-1 chromosome 1, IST_EnEncr_1.0, whole genome shotgun sequence:
- the LOC134458119 gene encoding CMRF35-like molecule 1, whose protein sequence is MKALFVKTLFFILNFSNHSGGSADIRCPYDAGYETYSKYLCRGACSYGYKDKPVETEEGKSGAVRGRFSLHDNTASRIFTVSITGLTAKDAGKYWCGIKTGFWVKDIYIEVNLGITPPVITTPLTSGITSPVTTTPLTSGVLAGIIAGLGVAMLMGAGLLLFCLRKRHHLNARASSPHQPNPEKVNSALEPLHLTTTATLTIPPGSDPSSFTCTHKQPSSESDPQYGFRRHSLVPLQPEGVYQTMSAVPPQPGVYQTMSSAVPLQPEGVYQTMSTVPLQPEGLYQTMSTVPSQPEGLYQTMSTVPSQLEGDYQSMSAVPLQPEGVYQTMSIVTSQPEGVYQTMSAVPMRKTKAVESASVRKAKAVETASMRSDYITMGPTLPRQTRHK, encoded by the exons ATGAAGGCTCTCTTCGTGAAGACACTCTTCTTCATTCTCAACTTCTCCAACCACTCAG GTGGATCAGCAGACATCAGATGCCCCTATGATGCTGGATATGAGACATACTCCAAGTACCTCTGCAGAGGAGCCTGTTCCTATGGATACAAAGACAAACCTGTTGAAACTGAAGAAGGGAAGAGCGGGGCTGTTAGGGGAAGATTCTCTCTCCATGACAACACCGCTTCTAGAATCTTCACCGTCTCCATCACTGGACTGACTGCAAAGGATGCTGGGAAGTATTGGTGTGGAATTAAGACTGGATTTTGGGTTAAAGATATCTACATTGAAGTCAACCTAG GCATCACACCACCTGTGATCACCACACCTCTGACCTCAG GCATCACATCACCTGTGACAACCACACCTCTGACCTCAG GTGTGTTGGCTGGCATTATTGCAGGGCTCGGTGTGGCAATGCTGATGGGAGCTGGGCTACTGCTGTTCTGCCTTCGGAAGAGAC ATCATTTAAATGCAAGAGCAAGCAGTCCTCACCAGCCAAACCCTGAAAAG GTAAATTCAGCCCTTGAGCCATTGCAcctcaccaccaccgccaccctcaCCATCCCACCTGGGAGTGACCCTTC atcatttacatgcacacacaagcagcctTCATCTGAGAGTGACCCACAGTATGGGTTCCGGAGACATTCCCTAGTGCCCTTACAACCCGAAGGCGTTTACCAGACAATGTCCGCCGTACCCCCGCAACCCGGAGTTTACCAGACGATGTCCTCCGCCGTACCCTTGCAACCTGAGGGGGTTTACCAGACGATGTCTACCGTACCCTTGCAGCCTGAAGGACTTTACCAGACAATGTCTACCGTACCCTCGCAGCCTGAAGGACTTTACCAGACAATGTCTACCGTACCCTCGCAACTTGAAGGAGATTACCAGTCAATGTCTGCCGTACCCTTGCAACCCGAAGGCGTTTATCAGACAATGTCCATTGTGACTTCACAACCCGAAGGCGTTTATCAGACGATGTCAGCCGTGCCCATGAGGAAGACCAAAGCAGTCGAGTCAGCATCAGTGAGGAAGGCCAAAGCAGTTGAAACGGCGTCGATGAGGAGTGACTACATAACCATGGGACCCACATTGCCAAGGCAAACAAGACATAAGTGA